A window of Mycolicibacterium holsaticum DSM 44478 = JCM 12374 genomic DNA:
CGCGCGGCGCATCGATTCGTGGCCCGAGGGCGCCCAGGAGGGCACCGCCGAGCTGATCAATTGGGACGGTACCCAGGTGGCGGCGATCCTGACCGGCGATGACGGCGTCGGAAGTTCCTGTCTGATCGACCCCGCCACCGGCGAGACCACCGTGCTGGACCGACGCTCCAGTGGTCGGCTGGTCGACGCCTGGGCCGGGGTAGCGCTGGTGCGCGTCGGCCCGCGTGGGTACCGGGATCTGATCATGCTGCGCGCCGGAATCGAGATCATGCTGCTGCCATACGATCCCGGCTCCACCACGGACACCGGGCTCATCCTCGACGACCATTTGCCGCGCCGGTTACGCTCCGGTCCCGAAGGGGAGTTCACCGAGAGATACCAGCCCGCAACGGAGTTCGAGGATGACAGCACCGAGGGCTATGTGCGTGCCCTTATCCGCAGTGAGAACGGTGCGGAATACGCGCGTCTGCTCGAAGTCACCGCCACCGCAGACGGGGTGACCTATCAGGTGCTCGCCGAGCGCGCCGAACACGAACTCGACGAGTTCACCGTCAGTGACGACCTTTCGACGGTGGCCATGCTGTGGAACATCCATGGTGCCAGCGAATTACAGATCCTCGAACTGGCCGATAACACACTGCACGACCCGATTCCGTTGCCCGGCATGGTGGCCAGCCAGCTGAGCATCAGCGCGGGCGGGTCGATGCTGGCGATGACGGTCGAGGGGCCGTCATCGCCGCCGACCGTCGAACTGGTCGATCCGCGCACGGGGGAGTGGGAGCTCGTCGACCGCGAGCCCAGCCTCGGGCCGGTGAGCACCGACCCGACGTTGGAGACCATCACCGCTCGCGACGGGCTGAAGTTCAGCGGTTGGTTGTTCCGCCCGCCGGACGGGGTGGACCCGATCGGGGCGATGCTGTTCCTGCATGGTGGACCCGAGGGCCAGGGCCGGCCCGGCTACAACGAATTCTTTCCGGCGTTGGTGGAAGCCGGGATCACGGTGTTCCTGCCGAACGTGCGGGGCTCCGGCGGGTTCGGGCGCACCTTCATGCACGCCGACGACAAGGAACGCAGGTTCGCCGCCATCGACGACGTCGCCGACGCCGTCGACTTTCTCGTCGAGCACCACCACGCACCCGCCGACCGCATCGCATGTTGCGGATGGTCCTACGGTGGCTACCTCACCCAGGCCGCGCTCACCTTTCACCCGAGCCTGTTTGCCGCGGGCATCAGCATCTGCGGTATGAGCGACTTGAACACGTGGTACCGCAACACCGAACCGTGGATCGCCGCGGCGGCTTATCCCAAGTACGGCCACCCCGTCAGCGACCGGGACCTGCTGGCGGCGCTGTCTCCGTTGCAACGGGTGCAAGAGCTCGTCGCACCGTTGCTACTCGTGCACGGTGCGAACGACACCAACGTGCCGCCCAGTGAATCTCAGCAAATGTTTGACGCGTTGCGAGCATTGGGCCGCACCACGGAATACCTGGTTTTCGACGACGACGGTCACGAGATCGATAAACGGGAGAACCGCGCTGTGCTGCTCAAAGCCATGAGCGAGTGGCTTCTCGCAGCGTTTTCACC
This region includes:
- a CDS encoding alpha/beta hydrolase family protein, with product MSPDATAFAHLVDDGGFPRAVQRFLRGWRATSSRDVELPVEGPVTRVMHSADGHWLACQVAPEGSTRSQIWVVTTDPDDRDARRIDSWPEGAQEGTAELINWDGTQVAAILTGDDGVGSSCLIDPATGETTVLDRRSSGRLVDAWAGVALVRVGPRGYRDLIMLRAGIEIMLLPYDPGSTTDTGLILDDHLPRRLRSGPEGEFTERYQPATEFEDDSTEGYVRALIRSENGAEYARLLEVTATADGVTYQVLAERAEHELDEFTVSDDLSTVAMLWNIHGASELQILELADNTLHDPIPLPGMVASQLSISAGGSMLAMTVEGPSSPPTVELVDPRTGEWELVDREPSLGPVSTDPTLETITARDGLKFSGWLFRPPDGVDPIGAMLFLHGGPEGQGRPGYNEFFPALVEAGITVFLPNVRGSGGFGRTFMHADDKERRFAAIDDVADAVDFLVEHHHAPADRIACCGWSYGGYLTQAALTFHPSLFAAGISICGMSDLNTWYRNTEPWIAAAAYPKYGHPVSDRDLLAALSPLQRVQELVAPLLLVHGANDTNVPPSESQQMFDALRALGRTTEYLVFDDDGHEIDKRENRAVLLKAMSEWLLAAFSPSLHR